The following coding sequences lie in one Rutidosis leptorrhynchoides isolate AG116_Rl617_1_P2 chromosome 6, CSIRO_AGI_Rlap_v1, whole genome shotgun sequence genomic window:
- the LOC139854181 gene encoding uncharacterized protein, giving the protein MDLVTRGRVGRRARAVQPRILWKNLYGANAETFRAIVVNRLSVEEDYVAPTDADQIWNRMVSTIRDVAKETLGVAIGTSRAHKSRRESWWLSDVVQSKVALKQTRIAKARERGRRDLGNIKYIKDVAGQSIVREDLIRKRWEEYFASLFGRGRPERNGEPHEVQEFQNNCFCTRINQEEVRLALRKMGRNKAVGPDQIPIEAWKCLGGDGQNANTEYTIRAIGNWDH; this is encoded by the exons ATGGACCTAGTCACTAGGGGAAGAGTTGGCAGGAGGGCTAGGGCTGTACAACCTAGAATCCTTTGGAAGAACCTCTATGGAGCGAATGCGGAGACTTTTAGAGCGATTGTTGTTAATAGATTGAGTGTAGAAGAGGATTACGTTGCCCCTACGGACGCAGACCAGATATGGAATCGCATGGTGTCCACTATCAGAGATGTGGCAAAAGAGACCTTAGGAGTGGCTATAGGGACATCGAGAGCCCATAAGAGTAGAAGAGAGTCGTGGTGGCTTAGTGACGTTGTCCAATCGAAAGTCGCGTTAAAGCAGacgag gatagccaaagctagggagcgaGGAAGGAGGGACTTAGGTAACATCAAATATATCAAGGATGTAGCAGGGCAAAGTATAGTGAGAGAAGACcttattaggaaaagatgggaagaatATTTTGCATCCCTTTTCGGTAGGGGAAGACCAGAGCGGAACGGTGAACCCCACGAGGTTCAGGAGTTTCAAAACAACTGTTTCTGCACGAGGATTAATCAGGAGGAAGTTAGATTGgccctacgaaagatggggagaaacaaagcagtaggaccagACCAAATTCCGATTGAGGCGTGGAAGTGCCTAGGAGGTGACGGG CAAAATGCTAATACGGAGTATACAATAAGGGCGATAGGTAATTGGGACCACTAG
- the LOC139854183 gene encoding uncharacterized protein: protein MSVSLIIKEETFTVISAYAPHAGLGDAEKKSFWELLDEVVRGCPADHRLIIGGDLNGHIGVEAEGYEGAHGGFGFGPRNEEGRSILEFAIAHKLVVANSFFKKRDAQLATFHSGSRNTQIDFLLLRKGELRTCRDCKVLPALTCSS, encoded by the coding sequence ATGTCGGTTAGTTTAATTATTAAGGAGGAGACTTTCACGGTCATTAGTGCATACGCACCTCATGCGGGTTTAGGTGATGCGGAAAAGAAGAGTTTTTGGGAATTGTTAGATGAGGTGGTGAGGGGGTGCCCAGCCGACCATCGACTGATTATAGGTGGTGATCTGAATGGACATATAGGAGTGGAGGCAGAAGGTTATGAGGGAGCCCATGGTGGCTTTGGGTTTGGTCCTAGAAATGAAGAGGGGCGCTCAATTCTTGAGTTTGCCATTGCCCACAAGTTGGTGGTAGCAAACTCTTTCTTCAAGAAGAGGGATGCTCAGTTAGCCACATTCCATAGCGGGAGTCGCAACACCCAGATTGACTTTTTGCTTCTTCGTAAAGGGGAACTTAGGACATGTAGGGACTGTAAGGTCCTTCCAGCTTTGACGTGCTCCTCCTAG